GGTGAGACTTGGATTTGCTAGATGTAAGATCCAAAGAATGTTCGTCCATCGGCTTTAAAGCACTGATGGCCACTCAGTTTCTTGGTGCGCTTAATGACAACATTTATAGATTTGTAGTTTCTCTTCTCATTTTGGATCTATTTGTCAAGGATGGTGCGGGCGTTGGTTTCTTAGCGCTTTCGGAGGGACTTCTCGTTTTGCCTTTTATACTGTTTTCCACTTATGCAGGTTATTTAGCGGATCGCTTTAGCAAGTCAGGAATTATCAGAATGATGAAAGCTTTTGAGGTTCTCATCATGAGTGGCGCATTATATTGTTTTTGGTCGCAAAATATTGTCGGACTGTTGCTTCTCTTGTTCTTATTGGGGCTACACAGCGCGATATTTAGTCCCTGCAAGTACGGCATATTGCCGGAGATTTTGGCTGAAGAGAATTTATCTAAGGGCAATGGCTATCTTGAATTCTGGACTTTTTTAGCCATAGTCTTTGGAACTTCACTTGGAGGTTTAGTCAAAGCTGTTTCGACTCCACCGTATATCTTGCCTGGTGTTATAGTTTTGGCGATAGCTAGCTGTGGGTTGTTCAGTAGCTTTTTTGTTCCACGGACGGTTGCGGGCGAAAATGTCTTAAAATTTAAACTTAACTTTATAAGCGATTTTAGATCGACTATTAGCGAAATAAGACAGCACCGCGAACTTTTTTTAGCGGTCATAGCCATAAGCTTCTTTTGGGGAATGGGAGCGATTATTCGGCTAAATGCGTTAATATTTGAAAAATTCACCGTGCAAGCTAGCGAGTTTGAAACCGCTATCTTTTTTACGATCTTTGCCTTAGGCATAGGCTTAGGAAGCGTTGCAGCGGGTATCGTCTCTGCCGGGAAGGTGGAGCTGGGGCTAGTTCCTCTGGGTGCAATGGGGATCGCGGCATTTAGCTGTATGTTGTCACTGGTGGATGACTCGCCATTTCTGGCGCACAGTTCTATTGCCCTTTTAGGGTTAAGTGGCGGTTTTTTTATAGTTCCGCTTAATTCTTTTCTTCAGCGATATAGCATAGCATCTAGCCGTGGACGGTATATTGCAGCTACCAATCTTTTGTCCTTTGTTGGCGTGCTAGCAGCCAGTGGAGCTGTATGGGTTTTTATCGACATCCTGGGCTTAACTCCTCGGCAGGTATTTTTGTGCTGTGCTGTCGTTACTGCCGCAGTATCCGTTTATATTGTTCGAACTATGCCGCAGATGTTGCTTCGCTGCTTAAATTGGCTGTTTTCGCACACTATTTACCGCTTGAGGGTTTTTGGCAAGGAGCACGTTCCAGAGACTGGCGGAGCTCTGCTAGTTTGCAATCACGTTTCTTATGTAGATCCTTTGTTACTGTTAGCGAGTATAGAGCGGCCTATTAGATTCTTGATGTATCGGCCCATCTACGAGCATCGTCTCATTAATCCAATTGCGAGAGCTGTGCGCGCAATTGCGGTTTCATCTGAAGATAAGCCGCGGGAGATCGCTCAATCTCTGTCGCAGGCGCGCGCTGCTATCGAAGCTGGCGAGCTCGTGTGCATATTTGCCGAAGGCGCTATTACGCGCACAGGAAATCTGCTGTCGTTTCGCAAAGGTTTTGAACGCATCATGAAGGGCGCTAGCGAGGCACCTATAATTCCAGTGCATTTAGACGAGCTATGGGGCAGCATTTTTAGCTTTAAGGGTGGGAGGTTCGTCTGGAAAAGACCTAAACGCTTGCCATATCCAGCGACTATTTCGTTTGGAAGGCCTTTATGTAGCAAAACTCCGGCGCACGAGGTGCGGCAAGCGGTGCAGGAGCTAGGTAGTAACGCTTTTCGTTATCGACGAGATGCCGACAAACTACTGCACGCTGGCTTTGTGTCAGAAGCTAGGAGGCACCCGCTTAGAGCTTGTATGGTAGATAGCCAGGGTCAGGCGCTTAACTTTGGACAAGTTTTAGTTCGAGCATTTGCTCTAGCTGAAAGTTTTAGGACTAGCGGTTTTTCGGGCCCTGCGATTGGGCTACTGCTTCCGCCGGGAACTGCGGCTGCAATTTGCAACATAGCTGCGCTCTTAGCCGGTAAAATAGTTGTCAATCTCAATTACACGCTTTCCCAAGAGGCGATTGAGAGCGCAGTAGCAAAGAGCGGGATTTCAACAGTTGTTTCGGCTAAAGAATTTATACAGCACCTAAATTATTCTCTCTCAAGTAAAGTAAAGATAAATTTCGTAGAAGAGTTAGCAAATGAGCTAGGAGTTTTGCAAAAGATAGAATCTTTTTTAAAGGCAGTTTTTCTACCTATTAGAAGCGAAGCTAATGATAATTTGGCAACTTTAATATTTTCTAGCGGAAGTACTGGAGACCCCAAAGGTGTAATG
This genomic interval from Deltaproteobacteria bacterium contains the following:
- a CDS encoding MFS transporter, whose amino-acid sequence is MLDVRSKECSSIGFKALMATQFLGALNDNIYRFVVSLLILDLFVKDGAGVGFLALSEGLLVLPFILFSTYAGYLADRFSKSGIIRMMKAFEVLIMSGALYCFWSQNIVGLLLLLFLLGLHSAIFSPCKYGILPEILAEENLSKGNGYLEFWTFLAIVFGTSLGGLVKAVSTPPYILPGVIVLAIASCGLFSSFFVPRTVAGENVLKFKLNFISDFRSTISEIRQHRELFLAVIAISFFWGMGAIIRLNALIFEKFTVQASEFETAIFFTIFALGIGLGSVAAGIVSAGKVELGLVPLGAMGIAAFSCMLSLVDDSPFLAHSSIALLGLSGGFFIVPLNSFLQRYSIASSRGRYIAATNLLSFVGVLAASGAVWVFIDILGLTPRQVFLCCAVVTAAVSVYIVRTMPQMLLRCLNWLFSHTIYRLRVFGKEHVPETGGALLVCNHVSYVDPLLLLASIERPIRFLMYRPIYEHRLINPIARAVRAIAVSSEDKPREIAQSLSQARAAIEAGELVCIFAEGAITRTGNLLSFRKGFERIMKGASEAPIIPVHLDELWGSIFSFKGGRFVWKRPKRLPYPATISFGRPLCSKTPAHEVRQAVQELGSNAFRYRRDADKLLHAGFVSEARRHPLRACMVDSQGQALNFGQVLVRAFALAESFRTSGFSGPAIGLLLPPGTAAAICNIAALLAGKIVVNLNYTLSQEAIESAVAKSGISTVVSAKEFIQHLNYSLSSKVKINFVEELANELGVLQKIESFLKAVFLPIRSEANDNLATLIFSSGSTGDPKGVMLSHGNIASNVCAVCDVCQVRNGDVVVGILPFFHSFGFMATLWLPLLSGIKVVYHSNPTDVATIGMMVERHKATMIMTTPTFLAMYTRKCSEQQFASLRYVVVGAEKLPVATASAFAKKYGIMPREGYGATELSPVAMLNIDSFVDGNNGQVGEKLSTVGHPLPGVAVKIVDVETHQTLAPNTEGLLLVKGPNVMLGYWQDEEKTKEVIENGWYITGDIARIDEDGFVTITDRLSRFSKIGGEMVPHVKIEEEIQKVLGTDERRCVVVGVPDERKGEKLVVLSLGELDANHIVKQLRERGLSNLWIPKPENFIPIDAFPILGSGKLDLRALKQYALGRLGSPGDADNSASLRSY